CATCTCGAAGAACGCCAGGGGAAACTCTTTCGGAATGAGCATCTCATTCCAAACCTTGGAGGGCGGCGGCATCAGCGGTGGCGCTGGGATGAATTTATTGAATGCATTGGGCGCCGTGCCGCCGAGGGTGCCGACGGCGCCGACCAGCACCGAAAGAAACTGCAGCGCGCGCGCCACCTGCCAGCCACCGAGATTGCCGGCGGCGGTATTGCGCCAGACGTGGCTGGAAAGAGCCGTGCCCGCCTTGGCGATCTCATGGGCGACTTCGACAATCACCTTTGGATCGATGCCGGCTTCTTTGGCTGCGAATTCTGGCGTGTAGCTGGCATATTGCTGTTTGAGGATTTCGATGAACGATTCGAAGCTGTGCGCTTTGTCGGCATGCTCTTCGCGCAGGTACTCTTCCCAGTTGACCCACTGGCGCACGAATTCGCGGTCGAAGAGATTTTCCTGCAAGAGAATATTGCACATCGCCAGCAAGAGCGCCGCTTCACTGCCCGGCCAGGCGGAAATCCAATAGTCGGCCTTGGACGCCGTATTCGACAAGCGCGTGTCGATGACGCAGATTTTCGCGCCGCGCTCTTTGCCCTCGATAATCCGCTGCGCGTGGGGATTGAAGTAATGGCCGGTCTCCAAATGGGAGCTCAGCAGCAGCATGAAGCGTGCATTGGCGTGATCCGGCGACGGCCGGTCGATGCCGGACCAGAAAGCATAGCCGGCACGCGCGCCCGCGGAGCAAACGTTAGTATGACTGTTGTGGCCGTCGATGCCCCAGGAGTGCAGTATCCTTTGATGATAGAGTAGCTCATGGCCCGGCCGGCCGACGTGATACATGATTTCGTTGCGCCGATCTTCCTGCAGCGCCTTGCGCACCCGCCCGGCGATATCGTCGAGCACTTCGTCCCACGAAACCCGCTCCCATTTGCCTTCGCCGCGCTTGCCGACGCGCTTTAACGGATAGCGAATGCGCTCGGGATCGGTCACTTGGTTCAGCGTCGCCGGTCCCTTGGCGCAGTTGCGGCCGCGGCTGCCAGGATGTTCCGGGTTGCCCTCGAAGCGGCGAATCTTGTTGGTGTCTTTTTCAATCACTGCCACCAGACCGCAGGCCGCTTCACAATTAAAACAGATCGTCGGCACGATGCGGCAATGTTTTTCCACCTTGCGCGGCCACTGCGCCGTGTCGTATTCGACCCAATCGTCCCATTTTTCCACCGACGGATAGTTGGCAAGACCATTGGGTTCCAGTCGCAAAGCGTCGGGGTTTAACGGCGTACGGGCTTCACTCATAAATCTATGATCCTCAAAGGAACCTGCTTCGACAGGCTCAGCATGAATGGTATTCGCTTCATTGCTCCGTTTGTCCTGAGCTTGTCGAAGGACTCCGAAGCGATTTTACTCTAGCTCAGCGGCAGCGCCTGCCCGGCCTTGATCCAAAGATGCTCGTAGTACCACAGGCCAAAGAGCACCAAGGCTGCAGCAACAATGTTTGGAATCAACGAATTGATCGGCGCCAAGACCAGGGCGATCGGAATCACAATGCCCACGCCGATCGCCAGCAGCCAAAACTGTTTGGCCAGCGAACCGCGCGCCAGCAGCGCGCCGGCGCGGATGGCGTCTTCGGCGCCATGCTTCATGAATAGCTCGCCCATGATCATCGCCAAGCTCGCCAGCAGTGCGATAATCAGGAAATGGCTGAGCGAAATGAACAGCGTCAAACTCGCACCGAGGGTGCCGAGGAGAATCATGGTCGCCGCGCCGGCGGCGATCGCTTGAATGATCAAATGCCAAAACAGCAGCGGGCTCTGCCAAAAATCCCGCCCGCGCGCTTGAGCGAACAAAAACGCCGAATACCCAGCGGACGCGATCGCAAACAGCGCCGCCGGCCAAGTGATCCAGCGCGACACGGTGCCTTGAAGAAACATCTGCGTTAACCATGCCGCCAATAGCGCACCGAAGATCGCCAACACATAGCCGCCCAACACCAGCCATGAATTCAGATTTGGCTTGGTCAACAGAAAGAAAAACCGCCCGGGCTTTTTCAGATCGAAGATCAGCAAGAGCACGGTCGCGATCAAAAAGACCAGCGAGACGATGGGATTGATCAAGCTCAAGATCGCGGCGTCCTGCTCGTAGCCCATGTTGAGAAAAAGCACCGACAGCAATAACACCCCCGCGGCAATCGACTTGGTCCAGAGATAAGACGCGACGCGCTTGCCCCAGGGCACGATGTGCGGCACGTCGTAGACTTCGCGCGCCGCGCCCGGCGTCGGCCGCTCTTTGCTCTGCAAGCTGAGGGCGTAAAGATCTTCGCCGGGGTCTTTGTCGGCCCAGAAGTGCGCCGCCTGGGGCTCCATCATCGACGGGTTCAACAGATCGCCATCGGCGCCGGCGTAAAACAATTTCGGCTTGGTCCCTTTCTCGGCTTTGCGCACACTGACCTTTTCCATGGCGATGCGCTTGCTGATCGTGCTGGTGGGGTCGTCGAGGTCGCCGGAGAGAATCGCTTGGGTCGGGCAAACCACTTCGCAGGCCGGCTTGTAGCCCATGTCGACGCGCGAGGCGTCGAAGTTGCACTTGGCCGCCGTGTTGCGGTCGGGATCGATATAAAGCGCGTCGTAGGGACAGGCCTGCATGCAGGATTTACAGCCGATGCAGCGCTCGCTATCGAAATCGACGATGCCGTCGGGGCGACGAAACAAAGCCACGGTCGGACAAATCTCGACGCACGGCGCGTCGTCGCAATGATTGCAGCGCAAGACGGCGAAGTGGCGCCGCGTGTCGGGATAGTGGCCCTTCTCGATGTACTTGACCCAAGTGCGGTTTACGCCGAGCGCGATATTGTGTTCTTCCTTGCACGCCACCGTGCAAGCGTGGCAGCCGATGCAGCGATTTTGATCGATGAGGAATCCGTAGCGCATTCCATACCTTTCTGATCGGAAAACTTTACAGCGAAAAAAGAAATTTTCGATTCTCTAGCAGGAAGTGCGCGGCAGGGTCAATGAAAACTCCGAAAGTTTCTGACAAGCTTGAGCGCCCCCAACGGGCCGTATCGAAGGGTTAACGCGCGGTCGCGCGCGTCGCACACCAGGCAAGCATTTCCATCTGCGCCATGGTCTCCACCGTCGATCCGGCGCGCGACACCGTGCGCTCGGCGTGGTGGGCAGGCTGCCCCAACGCCATCAGCACCGACACCGCAAACATCGCGGTACGCCCGACACCGCCGGCACAATGAATTAATACTGACTGACCGCCGTGCAGACGGGAGGCGACATCGCGCACCATAGTCCAAAAGGCGTCCTTATCAACGGGAATGCCACCCTCGCGAATCTCCATTCCCAACATGGAACAAGGCACGGTGCCTGCCTCGATGGCATCGGCGTAGGCGGAAGACTTCTGGCGGATTTCAAAGTGCTCGTTCAAGCAAACGATGGCGCCGACTTCGTCTTCTCGCACTTGGTGCCAAACCCGATCAAGCGCCTCGAAGCGGCCGGGCATACTGTGCAGTAAAAGTTTTCCCGGGACCTGTGCGGGCATCTCGACACGACGAAACATCTAGGCAACTCTCCTGAAAGTCATCCTCTTAGCAATACGCAAAGATCGACCAACAGACAAGGACGCTATCGCTTTCGTCGCTCGTGCTCGTAAGTCGCAACTCGCACCGACACTCCCCAATACGAGCACGAGCAACGAGCACGAACCACGATCCCTGCTCACACAATCCCAACAATCCCCGCCAACGCCCCCACCGCCAAGAGCCAGAGCGGATTCCACGGCTTCCACAACACGAACGCAACCGTTGCCAGTGACAACAGATAGCCGCGCCACTCGTGATTGACGGCGCGCAACAAGATGGTTGCGCTGGCGAGCATCAAACCGAGCGTGATCGGCGTCAGCCCATTGCGCAGCGCCTGGAAGATGCGCGCTTTCGGATAACGCTCGTTGAAATGCACGATCACCATCGTCAGCGTGCAGGCCGGAATCAACAGCGGAATCGTCGTTGCGGCCGCGCCCGCCAAACCGGCCAGGTGCCAGCCAATCAGCGTTGTGTACATGACGTTGGGTCC
This sequence is a window from Deltaproteobacteria bacterium. Protein-coding genes within it:
- a CDS encoding 4Fe-4S dicluster domain-containing protein, with the protein product MRYGFLIDQNRCIGCHACTVACKEEHNIALGVNRTWVKYIEKGHYPDTRRHFAVLRCNHCDDAPCVEICPTVALFRRPDGIVDFDSERCIGCKSCMQACPYDALYIDPDRNTAAKCNFDASRVDMGYKPACEVVCPTQAILSGDLDDPTSTISKRIAMEKVSVRKAEKGTKPKLFYAGADGDLLNPSMMEPQAAHFWADKDPGEDLYALSLQSKERPTPGAAREVYDVPHIVPWGKRVASYLWTKSIAAGVLLLSVLFLNMGYEQDAAILSLINPIVSLVFLIATVLLLIFDLKKPGRFFFLLTKPNLNSWLVLGGYVLAIFGALLAAWLTQMFLQGTVSRWITWPAALFAIASAGYSAFLFAQARGRDFWQSPLLFWHLIIQAIAAGAATMILLGTLGASLTLFISLSHFLIIALLASLAMIMGELFMKHGAEDAIRAGALLARGSLAKQFWLLAIGVGIVIPIALVLAPINSLIPNIVAAALVLFGLWYYEHLWIKAGQALPLS
- a CDS encoding phosphatase, which encodes MFRRVEMPAQVPGKLLLHSMPGRFEALDRVWHQVREDEVGAIVCLNEHFEIRQKSSAYADAIEAGTVPCSMLGMEIREGGIPVDKDAFWTMVRDVASRLHGGQSVLIHCAGGVGRTAMFAVSVLMALGQPAHHAERTVSRAGSTVETMAQMEMLAWCATRATAR
- a CDS encoding chromate transporter; amino-acid sequence: MAGGEVMQVDLVGLFFHLLLLWFIAVGGPSTVLPDIHRYVVDVHHYLTNREFAELYTLAQAAPGPNVMYTTLIGWHLAGLAGAAATTIPLLIPACTLTMVIVHFNERYPKARIFQALRNGLTPITLGLMLASATILLRAVNHEWRGYLLSLATVAFVLWKPWNPLWLLAVGALAGIVGIV